ACGACGCCGTGATCCGGGTCTTTGTGGAACTCTATGACAAGGGCATCATCTATCGCGGCAAGCGGCTGGTGAACTGGGACCCGCATTTCGAGACCGCGATCAGCGATCTGGAAGTCGAGAACCGCGAGACCCCCGGCCATATGTGGCATTTCAAATACCCGCTGGCGGGCGGCGAGACCTATGAATATGTCGAACGCGACGAGGACGGCAACGTCACCCTGCGCGAGACGCGCGACTATATCAGCATCGCGACGACCCGGCCTGAAACCATGCTGGGCGATGGCGCGGTGGCGGTGCATCCCGATGATCCGCGCTATGCCCCGATCATCGGCAAGCTGTGCGAAATTCCGGTGGGACCGAAGGAACATCGCCGCCTGATCCCGATCATCACCGACGAATATCCCGACCCCGATTTCGGCAGTGGCGCGGTCAAGATCACCGGCGCGCATGACTTCAACGACTATGGCGTGGCGACGCGCAACGGCATCCCGCTTTATGCGCTGATGGATGGCAAGGGCGCGATGCGCGCCGACGGGCTGTCCTATGCCGACAGCGCCGAGATCGCCACCCGCGCCGCAAGGGGCGAGGATGTGGGCGACGTCTCGAACGTCAACCTCGTGCCCGAGGATCTGCGCGGGCTGGACCGGTTCGAAGCCCGCAAGCGGGTGATCGAACAGATCGGTGCCGAGGGGCTGGCGGTCACTTATCTGCACAAGGAAATCGAACCCGAAACCGGGGCCGAGCATCTGGAACGCCGCCCGCTGGTGGATGCCAAGCCGATCATGCAGCCCTTCGGCGACCGTTCCGGCGTGGTGATCGAGCCGATGCTGACCGATCAGTGGTTCGTGGACACGGCACGGATCGTCGGCCCGGCGCTGGACGCGGTGCGCGATGGGCGCACGAAAATCCTGCCCGAGCAGCATCAGAAGGTCTATTTCCACTGGCTGGAGAATATCGAGCCGTGGACGATCAGCCGCCAGCTGTGGTGGGGCCATCAGATTCCGGTGTGGTATGGTCTTGACCTGTCGCTGGAAGGTCAGGTCGATGACGACCATGACGGCGCGCTGGATGAGGTCGAGATCTTTGCCCTGCTGGAGGAAGGTCTGGTCCATCGCGATCAGATCCACCGCGCCGCCACCAGCTTCGAGGAGGTGCGCGAGAACTTCCGCGACATGATCGCCGGGCTGCCGCAACCGCTGGAAATCGCCCGGGTGATCGAGGTGGCCGACCGCGATGCCGCCATCGACGCCTTCGCGCAGGGGCTGGCGGATTACAACCTGTCGCAGGACCCGACCCGGCTGGTCTATCCGGTCTGGCGCGACCCGGATGTGCTGGATACCTGGTTCTCGTCCGGCCTGTGGCCCATCGGCACATTGGGCTGGCCTGCGGATACCGAAGAGCTGCGCAAGTATTTCCCGACCGATGTTCTGGTCACCGGCTTTGACATCATCTTCTTCTGGGTGGCCCGGATGATGATGATGCAACTGGCCGTGGTCGATCAGGTGCCCTTTCACACCGTCTATGTCCACGGGCTGGTGCGCGACGAGAAGGGCGCGAAGATGTCCAAGTCCAAGGGCAATGTCATCGACCCGCTGACCCTGATCGACGATTTCGGCGCCGACGCGCTGCGCATGACGCTGACCAGCATGGCGGCAATGGGCCGCGACCCCAAGCTGGGCCCGCGGCATGTCGAGAGCTTCCGCAACTTCGTCACCAAGATCTGGAACGCCACCCGCTTTGCCGAGATGAACGGCGTCCGCGGTGGCGGCGCGCGGCCCGAGCCCGCCCATACGGTCAACCGCTGGATCATCGGCGAGGTGGCGCGGATTCGCATGGCGACGGACGAGGCGCTGGAGACATACCGCTTCAACGACGCGGCGACCGGGCTTTATGCCTTTGTCTGGGGCAAGGTCTGCGACTGGTATGTGGAATTCGCCAAGCCGCTGTTCGATGGCGAACATGCGGACGAGACCCGCGCCACGATGGGCTGGGTTCTGGATCAGTGCTATCTGATGCTGCATCCGGTCATGCCCTTCGTGACCGAGGAATTGTGGCGGCTGACCGGCGACCGGGCGAAGATGCTGGTGCATGGCGACTGGCCGGCCTATGGCGCGGAACTGATCGACGCCGGGGCCGACCGGCAGATGAACTGGGTGATCTCGCTGATCGAGGCGGTGCGTTCCGCCCGCGCGCAGATGGGGGTTCCGGCGGGCGCGAAGCTGGACCTGATCGTGACCGAGGCCGACGCGGCGGCGCACGCGGCACTGGCCGCCAACAGCCCGCTGATCGAGCATCTGGCGCGGGTGAACGCCCCCGTGGACGGCACCGCGGGCAAGGGAATGATCTCTGTCGCGGCGCAGGGCGCATCATTCGCGCTGCCCATCGGTGACGTGATCGATGCGGCGGCGGAAACGGCGCGGTTGCAGAAATCGCTTGGCAAGGCGGAAAAGGATGCCGAGGGGCTGCGCAAGCGGCTGGGCAATCCGAAATTCGTCGAGAATGCCGAAGCCGAGGTGATCGAGGAAACCCGCGCGAAACTGGTGGCGCTGGAGGATGACGTGACCCGTGTCAGGGCGGCACTGGCGCAGCTGGCGGCGATGTGAGCCTTTGCCGATGGGGGCACCCGGCGGTGATCGCGGGTGCCTCCGGCGGGGATATTTGGGCACCAAAGATGGGGCGGCGCCTTAGAGGCGTAACAGGGCCTTGGGCAGGGCGGCGGCGAAAACCTCGAGTTCCGGGGGCGGGGCGCAGCTGACGCGGATGCAGCGGTTCAGGGGGGCGGTGCCGGGCATGCGGATGAAGACGCCCTCGGCCTCCAGCGCTTCGACCAGCGCGCGGGCGAAGGGGCCGTCGCGGCCGGTGTCGATGGCGACGAAGTTGGTGGCGGATGGCAGGGCGGTGAGGCCGTTATCCGTGGCGATGGCCGCGATGCGGGTGCGGGCCTGTGCCACCTGCGCAAGGGTGCGGGCCAGCCAGTCCTGATCCTGAAGCGCGGCCAACGCGCCCGCCTGCGCGATGCGGTTGACGCCGAAATGGTTGCGGACCCGGTCGAAGGCCGCGATCAGTTGCGGATGGCCGGTGGCATAGCCGATCCGCGCGCCCGCCAGCCCGTAGGCCTTGGAGAAGGTGCGCATGCGGATCACGCGCGGGTCGTCGGGGGCGATCTGCGAGATGGCCCCGGCCGGGGCGAATTCCAGATAGGCCTCGTCCAGCACCAGCAGGCAGCCGGGCGGCAGATCGTCCAGCATGGCGGCAATGTCGGTGCCCCTGATCCAGCTGCCCATCGGGTTGTCGGGATTGGCCAGATAGACCATGCGCGCGCCGTTTTCATGTGCGGCCCGGGTCAGGGCGGCGGGATCCTCGGCATCGTCGCGATAGGGGACCTTGTGCAGCACCCCGCCGAAGCCCGTCACATGATAGTTGAAGGTCGGATAGGCGCCATCCGAGGTCACCACCACATCGCCGGGCGCGATCATCAGCCGGACGAGGTTGCCCAGAAGGCCGTCCACCCCCTCGCCCACGGTGATATGATCGGCAGGCAGGTCCAGATGCGCGGCCAGCGCCTGTGTCAGATCGTGGCTGGTCGCATCGCCATATTGCCAGATATCAAGCACCGCCGCCTGCATCGCGGCCACCGCGCGCGGGCTGGGGCCGAAGCCGTTCTCATTCGCGCCCAGCCGGGCGGCGAAGGGCTGCCCAAGGCGACGTTGCAGGGTTTCCGGCCCGACGAAGGGAACGGTCGCGGGCAGGTTGGCGGGGATCGGGGCAAGGCGCAGGGTATCCATGACCCAAGCCATCCCCGATTTCAGCCCCTGCCGCAAGGGTTTACAGCTCGTCGTTGCGGCGGTCCTGACGGCCCTCGAACAGGGCCCGATCCTCTTGCAGTTCCAGCCACATGGCGTTGACCACGGCAAACAGCGCCGCCAGCGGCAGGCCCAGCATCCATGCGAAATACCACATCGGGTGCCTCCTTCAATATGAGTGGCTGTCGGGA
The Paracoccus alcaliphilus DNA segment above includes these coding regions:
- a CDS encoding pyridoxal phosphate-dependent aminotransferase, with translation MDTLRLAPIPANLPATVPFVGPETLQRRLGQPFAARLGANENGFGPSPRAVAAMQAAVLDIWQYGDATSHDLTQALAAHLDLPADHITVGEGVDGLLGNLVRLMIAPGDVVVTSDGAYPTFNYHVTGFGGVLHKVPYRDDAEDPAALTRAAHENGARMVYLANPDNPMGSWIRGTDIAAMLDDLPPGCLLVLDEAYLEFAPAGAISQIAPDDPRVIRMRTFSKAYGLAGARIGYATGHPQLIAAFDRVRNHFGVNRIAQAGALAALQDQDWLARTLAQVAQARTRIAAIATDNGLTALPSATNFVAIDTGRDGPFARALVEALEAEGVFIRMPGTAPLNRCIRVSCAPPPELEVFAAALPKALLRL
- a CDS encoding valine--tRNA ligase, giving the protein MTMDKSFDAKAAEARISAEWEQTGAFAAGANASRSETFTVMIPPPNVTGSLHIGHAFNNTLQDILVRWHRMRGFDTLWQPGQDHAGIATQMVVERQMAERQEPNRREIGREAFQAKIWDWKRESGDTIINQLKRLGASCDWSRNAFTMSGAPGAPAGEEGNFHDAVIRVFVELYDKGIIYRGKRLVNWDPHFETAISDLEVENRETPGHMWHFKYPLAGGETYEYVERDEDGNVTLRETRDYISIATTRPETMLGDGAVAVHPDDPRYAPIIGKLCEIPVGPKEHRRLIPIITDEYPDPDFGSGAVKITGAHDFNDYGVATRNGIPLYALMDGKGAMRADGLSYADSAEIATRAARGEDVGDVSNVNLVPEDLRGLDRFEARKRVIEQIGAEGLAVTYLHKEIEPETGAEHLERRPLVDAKPIMQPFGDRSGVVIEPMLTDQWFVDTARIVGPALDAVRDGRTKILPEQHQKVYFHWLENIEPWTISRQLWWGHQIPVWYGLDLSLEGQVDDDHDGALDEVEIFALLEEGLVHRDQIHRAATSFEEVRENFRDMIAGLPQPLEIARVIEVADRDAAIDAFAQGLADYNLSQDPTRLVYPVWRDPDVLDTWFSSGLWPIGTLGWPADTEELRKYFPTDVLVTGFDIIFFWVARMMMMQLAVVDQVPFHTVYVHGLVRDEKGAKMSKSKGNVIDPLTLIDDFGADALRMTLTSMAAMGRDPKLGPRHVESFRNFVTKIWNATRFAEMNGVRGGGARPEPAHTVNRWIIGEVARIRMATDEALETYRFNDAATGLYAFVWGKVCDWYVEFAKPLFDGEHADETRATMGWVLDQCYLMLHPVMPFVTEELWRLTGDRAKMLVHGDWPAYGAELIDAGADRQMNWVISLIEAVRSARAQMGVPAGAKLDLIVTEADAAAHAALAANSPLIEHLARVNAPVDGTAGKGMISVAAQGASFALPIGDVIDAAAETARLQKSLGKAEKDAEGLRKRLGNPKFVENAEAEVIEETRAKLVALEDDVTRVRAALAQLAAM
- the cydX gene encoding cytochrome bd-I oxidase subunit CydX, yielding MWYFAWMLGLPLAALFAVVNAMWLELQEDRALFEGRQDRRNDEL